In the Rhodothermaceae bacterium genome, GATTTCGTTCCCGAACATTTGCTGAAGGTATATTCCATTGGGTGAGGCCAAACCTGTGTCCGCAGTCATAGTGGATGATGGATCTGTTTAGGTCTAAGCGATCTCGAACCGATATAATCAACATTGGGTATTATGAACCCGAATGCACAATCAATCCATCAGAGTAATGGCATCTAGAGATAAGGAGTTGGACCTCACCCACAAGCTGGAGCCGGAGACACCTTTGGAAGTTGTGAGGCATGTTACCAATGTGCAAGACACCATGTCATTCAGCGAGCCGTTGCCCTCCGCGTCCGAGTTGGCTGAGTACGAGAAAGTACAACCCGGTGCGGCTGATCGAATTATTAGCATCATAGAAAAAGGGCAGTCACTGGAGAGTGACGCTCTTCAGGAAAAGGCAGCTCTCGCCAAGCATAGGCTGACGGCTTCTACGATCATGTCTTTATCTCTAATTGCAACTGCTGTAGCCGCTCTTATCTTTGGTCCTGGCTGGTTATCAATCCCGCTTGGATTTGGGGGAATCCTAGCTTTTGCACTGCGAGAATTGTTGAACAGAGACATAGGTCGAAGGAATGGTAACGTGTAGTTTTATAGATATTGGTACTACTGAGATGCTTCGATCCACCATAACCGTTCTTATGGCCGGATTTCTTGTGTCCGGCTGCACTTCACCATCGATGAACGTGACGGGCTCTCTTCCAAACGACATCGAACGCGTCTGGATTGGCTCCGATTTTTACGCCAACCGCCTGATGGATTGGCGCTATTCTAACGACCGGATTGAATGTATAGAGGGAAGGAGCGCCAAACCGATGCGAACGCTGCACCTTCTCACCCATTATTTGGGGGAAAAGGCGGGGGAGTTCAATATGTCGGTGCGAACCGGTGCTTTAGATCCCGCGGACAGCATCCATGCGAATACATGGTCTGGTTTTCTAATCGGTGCCGGAGGCCCGGATATAGACTGGCGAATCTCTAGCCTAGTTCACCACTGGCCCGGCGAGGATGGAGGGCTTATTGTGGGCATCGACGGTCAGGGGGAGATCATTATTCGCTCAAATACCAGTGCCGATGCCCCCAAAGGCCCGCGAGCGGATATTTCTATTGAAGCGTGGCCACTCATTGAGGCTGAATGGTCTACCGGTACCGTTTCCACCGGGAGTTCCGTTGAACTGGACATCCAGGCCCAACCATCTGGAGACACGTTCGATCTCTTGGTCACCGCCTCGGACCCAGAGACCAATGAACAGTTATCTGAAGCCCGATATACCGGATTGCCGAACCATTATTTTGTTGGAAACGTCGCACTCGTAAGCCACAACAGTCCCCTCATGGAAGGCCAGGGCTACTGGTTCGATGACTGGATGATTGGGGGCCCCAAGTTCGTATATGATGAGGATCGGGCATTCGGCCCGGTCTTGGCTTCCCTGTATACGGTGAGCGAAAAAACGCTGAAGATGACCGCGCAAATGCCGCCTCTTGCAGAAACGGATACCCGTACAGTTGGGCTGGATCTTATGATCGATGGGACATGGACTCCCTCTGCAACGGCGACCATCGTTCCAGACAGCTACACCTCTACACTCCGGGTAGACGACTTCCATGCAGACACAGATATCCCCTACCGGCTGACCTATGATTTGCGAACCGCAAGCGGAACAGAAACGACATACTATACCGGTACGATACGTGCACCAAAAATTGAGGATCAGGAGTTCGTTCTGGCTTCAATGAACTGTCAGCATATTTCCAAAGGTCGCGACCTAGTGTGGAATCACAGTACGATCTGGTATCCACACAACGAACTTACCGCTTCTGTTACGGCTCATGATCCTGACTTACTTTTCTTTGCCGGAGATCAGATTTATGAAGGCGGTCTAGCGGGGATCATCCGGACCCCTTTGGATAAGGCAATCCTGGACTATCACTACCACTGGTACCGGTTTATCTGGTCATTCAGAGACTTAATGCGGGATCGTCCAACCGTTACCATCCCAGATGATCACGATGTATACCATGGGAATATATGGGGACATGGGGGTAAGAAAGCAGACGGACCCTGGCAACCCCAGTCTGATAACGGTGGCTATATCATGGATGCAGACTTCGTGAATATGGTCCACAATACACAGGTGTCTCACCTGCCTGACCCCTTTGATCCAACACCAATTGAGCAGAATATCAGCGTGTATTACACGGATCTGACCTATGGCGATCTCAGCTTTGCAATTGTTGCAGATCGGATGTGGAAATCGGCTCCCCGGCTTGTTCTTCCAGAAGCCCAGGTACGCAATGGCTGGCCGGAGAACCGTGACTATGATGCAACGACAGTTACCGAAGCACATCTTCTGGGACCTCGACAACTTAAATTCCTAAACCAGTGGTCACATGAATATCCTGATAATGTCTGGATGAAAGTCATGCTCTCCCAGACACTCTTCAGTAATCTTGCCACGCTTCCCAGCGGATCCTTTGATGACCGTGTCGTTCCGAGAATGCGATATGCCGAACCTGGTGAATACATTCATGATGACCACTTGGGGACAGATATGGATTCAAATGGATGGCCACAAAGTGGGCGCAATCGTGCCCTCACGGCAATCCGCAAGGGATTTGCCTTTCACGTGGCAGGGGATCAACACCTCGGCAGCTTTGTGCAGTACGGGATTGATGAATTTGGGGATGGTCCGAATGCCTTTGTCTCTCCCGCGATTGCGAATATATGGCCCCGGCGCTGGTTCCCGCCGAATCCTGGAGCCAATCGCGAACCGGATGCTCCTCCCTATACGGGTGAACACTTGGACGGCTTCGGGAATCGCATGACCGTGCACGCAGTTGCTAATCCGGTCCGAAGCGGACGTACCCCAGAGGCACTCTACGACCGAGTCCCTGGCTACGGTATTATCCGATTTAACCGTGACTCTCGCACAATCACCGCCGAAGCATGGCCTCGCTGGATTCACCCGTCCGATGAGGATGCTTATCAGTATCCCGGCTGGCCAGTTACGGTCACACAGGAAAGCAATTATGGCCGAGAAGCGGCCGGGCATTTACCTCCTATTGATGTAGAGG is a window encoding:
- a CDS encoding DUF2335 domain-containing protein; translation: MHNQSIRVMASRDKELDLTHKLEPETPLEVVRHVTNVQDTMSFSEPLPSASELAEYEKVQPGAADRIISIIEKGQSLESDALQEKAALAKHRLTASTIMSLSLIATAVAALIFGPGWLSIPLGFGGILAFALRELLNRDIGRRNGNV
- a CDS encoding twin-arginine translocation pathway signal protein, with amino-acid sequence MVTCSFIDIGTTEMLRSTITVLMAGFLVSGCTSPSMNVTGSLPNDIERVWIGSDFYANRLMDWRYSNDRIECIEGRSAKPMRTLHLLTHYLGEKAGEFNMSVRTGALDPADSIHANTWSGFLIGAGGPDIDWRISSLVHHWPGEDGGLIVGIDGQGEIIIRSNTSADAPKGPRADISIEAWPLIEAEWSTGTVSTGSSVELDIQAQPSGDTFDLLVTASDPETNEQLSEARYTGLPNHYFVGNVALVSHNSPLMEGQGYWFDDWMIGGPKFVYDEDRAFGPVLASLYTVSEKTLKMTAQMPPLAETDTRTVGLDLMIDGTWTPSATATIVPDSYTSTLRVDDFHADTDIPYRLTYDLRTASGTETTYYTGTIRAPKIEDQEFVLASMNCQHISKGRDLVWNHSTIWYPHNELTASVTAHDPDLLFFAGDQIYEGGLAGIIRTPLDKAILDYHYHWYRFIWSFRDLMRDRPTVTIPDDHDVYHGNIWGHGGKKADGPWQPQSDNGGYIMDADFVNMVHNTQVSHLPDPFDPTPIEQNISVYYTDLTYGDLSFAIVADRMWKSAPRLVLPEAQVRNGWPENRDYDATTVTEAHLLGPRQLKFLNQWSHEYPDNVWMKVMLSQTLFSNLATLPSGSFDDRVVPRMRYAEPGEYIHDDHLGTDMDSNGWPQSGRNRALTAIRKGFAFHVAGDQHLGSFVQYGIDEFGDGPNAFVSPAIANIWPRRWFPPNPGANREPDAPPYTGEHLDGFGNRMTVHAVANPVRSGRTPEALYDRVPGYGIIRFNRDSRTITAEAWPRWIHPSDEDAYQYPGWPVTVTQESNYGREAAGHLPPIDVEGLAEPVLTLVDESSMDTVYTIRLASLPFRAKIFDVSSSYTVILGDQATHQTSLTGVRANTIELLVTF